The Acidobacteriota bacterium DNA segment CGGGCCCGCGGTAACGTCGATTATTTCTCCGACGTGACCGTCCAGCAGACGTACCACGGGAACCTGTACGACGCGTCGCGCCGCCAGCGCTCCTACGGAGGCAACGTCGCCGGAACGTGGGGCGCCAACGGCCTGAGCGCCACCTACTCGCTGAGCGAGGTCTTCTTCGGCGACACCAACTCGACGGTGTACGGCAACGCGCCGCGCATCGGCTACAGCCGGGCGGCGCGCCGCCTCGGCAACTCGCCGGCGTACTTCTCGGCGGGCGCCGACTTCGTGCGCCTCGTCCGCACGAGCAGGACGACCGACCGGGAGTTCGTCCAGGGCCTGTCGCGCTTCGACATGAGCCCGCAGGTCCGCGTGCCGCTCACGCGGTGGCCGTTCCTCACCGTCAACTCGTCCATCACGTGGCGCGGCACGTACTACTCCGAGAGCCTCGACGAGACCAACACCCGCGTGCCCGAGTCGCTCTTCCGCCGGTACTGGGACCTGCGGGCCGAGGTGGTGGGCCCGGTCTTCAACCGGATCTGGGACACGCCGACCAACGGCTACGCGGAGAAGTTCAAGCACGTCATCGAGCCGTCCTTCTCGGTCCAGCGCGTGACGGCGATCGAAGAGTACGACCGCATCATCAAGCTCGAGAGCGTCGACTACACCGTCGGCGGCGCCACGCGGGTCAACTACGGGCTGACCAACCGCTTCCTCGCGAAGCAGCGCAGCACCGGCCAGGCCCGCGAGTTCCTGAACGTGTCGATGAGTCAGACCTATTACACGGACGAGCTCGCCAGCCGGTTCGACCCGGGGTACGGCACGAGCTTCCTGCGCACGGAGCCGAGCAGCTTCTCACCGGTGCTCTTCCTCGTGCGCGGCATGCCCACCGACCAGATCAACGGATCGCTGCGCCTCGAGTACGACCAGGAGATTGGCGACATCGTCAGCCTGCGCGCGAACGGCACCGTGGCCATCGGCGAACAGGCCTTCGTCACGGCCGGCTGGAGCCAGCGAAAGCTCGACGAGACCCGGAAGGACAACTACCTGAACGTCGGCACGACGTTTCGCTTCCTCGATGGCCGGATTGGCGGCAGCTACGGGTTCGACTACGACTTCCTGCGCGAGAAGCTGCTGCAGCAGCGCGTGACGGCGTCGTACAACGCCCAGTGCTGCGGCATCGTCTTCGAGTACCAGACCTACGATTTCCCGCGCTTCGACCCGCGATTCGTGGTGCCCCGCGATCGGCGCATCAACATCGGCTTCACGCTGGCCGGCGTCGGCACCTTCTCGAACCTCCTCGGAGCGTTCGGCGGCAACAACACGACGAACCGCCGGTAGGACGACGCCCGTGCCGTCAGGCTGCGTGATCGTGACCGGCGCCGGCGGCTTCGCCGGCAGTCACCTCCTCGACGCGATGGGCAGCGCCGGGACGCACGCCGTGGCGTGGCACCGGCCCGGCGAGCCGCCGATCCACCGCTCCGGTCCACACGTGGCCTGGCAGGCCATCGACGTGCTCGACCGGGCGACCGTCCGGTCGGCCGTGCGCGCCGCGGCACCTGCCGTCGTCGTTCACCTGGCCGGGGCGGCCCACGTCGGACAATCGTGGACCGACATCGCCTCGACGCTCGCCATCAACGTGGTCGGCACGCACGTGGTGCTCGACGCCGTGGCGCGGGAGGCCCCTGACGCCCGCGTGGTGGTGACAGGTTCGGCGGCGGTGTACCGGGGAGGACCGGACGCCCTCGACGAGGCCGCGCCCCTCGAGCCCTCGAGCCCGTACGCCCTGAGCAAGCTCGCGCAGGAACGCCTGGCCCTGCGCGTGGCGCGGGACGAACGGCTCGCCGTCGTCGTGGCACGGCCGTTCAATCACATCGGGCCGCGGCAGGCGCCCTCGTTCTTCGCCTCGGGCTTCGCGCAGCAGATCGCCCGCATCGAGGCGGGACGCGCGGCGCCGGTGCTGCGCGTCGGCAACCTCGACGCGCGACGCGATCTCACCGACGTGCGCGACACCGTCGCGGCCTACCTCGCCCTCGCCCGCCAGGGACGCGCGGGCGACGTGTACAACGTCTGCTCGGGCCGCGCCTACGCCATCCGCGAGGTGCTCGACCGGCTGCTCGCCCTGGCGCGCGTCACCGTCTCGGTGGAACTCGACCCCGAGCGGCTGCGCCCGAGCGATACGCCCGTGCTCGTCGGCGACCCGGGCCGCCTCGCCCGCGATACCGGCTGGACGCCCGTCATTCCCATCGATCGCACGCTGGCCGACATCCTCGACGAGTGGCGGCAGGTCGCGGCCGGCGGGAGCGCGGCGGCCCCACCCGGCGCGTGACGCCGCCGCGCCCAACCCCGAGACGACAATCAGGCTGCCGGCGACAGGCTCGAGGCCGTCGGCCGTACAGCCAGATGGTCGAATCGTGGTCGACCGATCCCGCGAGCCGTGGCTTACCGGACGAGCGACATCAGCGCCTGGACGCGCTGCTCGGTCGGCGGATGCGTGCTGAAGAGCGAGAGAAGGCCGCGCACCGAGAACGGCTTGATGATGAACATGTGCGCCGTCGCCGGGTTGGCGTCCATCGGAATGCGCTTGGATGCCGACTCGAGCTTCTTGAGCGCGTTCACCAGCCCGTAGGGGCTTCCGGCGATTCGCGCCCCGCCGGCATCGGCCGCGAACTCCCGCGAGCGCGAGATGGCCGCCTGAATCAGTCCGGCGGCGAGCGGCGCGAGCAGCATCGTCGCCAGCGCACCGATCGGCGAGCCACCGCCACGGTCGTCGCTGCGCTGGCCGCCGAAGAGGGCCGCGTAGTACGCCATCCGCGCCAGCACCATGATGGCGGCCCCGATCGTCGCGGCGACGGAGCTGATCAGGATGTCGCGGTGCTTGACGTGCGCGAGCTCGTGGGCCATCACCCCTTCGAGCTCCTGCTGGTCGAGCAGGCGCAACACGCCCTCGGTGGCGGCCACGGCGGCGTGATCGGGGCTGCGCCCCGTCGCGAAGGCGTTGGGCGATTGGTCGGGGATGATGTACACGCGCGGCATCGGCAGCTCGGCACGCCGCGCCAGCCGCTCGACCATCGCGTACAGCGGGTGCGACGGCGCCACCTCCTGCGCGCGGTACATACGCAGGACGATCTTGTCCGAGAACCAGTAGCTGGCGAAGTTCATCACCGCCGCCAGCCCGAGAGCGATCAGCAATCCCCCCTGACCACCGAGCATGTCTCCGAGAAAGAGCAGGAGGCCGCTCAGCAGCCCGAGCAGGAGCGTTGTCTTGAACGTGCTTCCCATGGTCTCTCCATTCTACCAATCACGAGGCGATCGACTCCACGGCGTCGCGCCGGTCGGGCGCGGCGTGCGCTCCACGCGCTTCAATCGCCGGGTCCCGTCAGGCGAGCGAGGAGACCGGCCACGAGTGCCGCCCTCGGAGCGAGCCACGCGACCTCGACGTGCTCGTGCAGCGCGTGGGCGCCGTCGCCCACCGCCCCCAGGCCATCAAGCGTTGGGACGCCGAGCGCCGCCGTGAAGTTGCCGTCCGACCCTCCGCCCGTCGACCCTTCCTCGAGGGTGAAGCCCAGGTCGGCCGCCACCAGGACCGCGAGCGCGAAGAGCCGGGCGACGCCCTCGGTGCGCTCCATCGGCGGGCGGTTGATGCCGCCGCTCACGTCGAGTCGCACCAGGGGATTGGCCGGTGTCAGGCCCGTGACCGCCCGTTCGATCCGGGCGGCGTCGGCCATGGTCGTCACCCGGACGTCGATCGCCGCCGACGCCCGATCGGCGACCACGTTGGATCGTGTGCCCCCTTCGATGCGGCCGACGTTCACCGAGATGCCGCGGTCGAGGTCTCGCAGCGTTTCGAGCGCGAGGATCTGGCGCGCCAGTTCGTGGATGGCGCTCGCCCCTTTCGTGGGGTCGACGCCGGCGTGCGCCGACACGCCGTGCACGTCGAGACGGAACTCGCCCACTCCCTTGCGCGCGGTCTTGACGCCGCCACCGGCGAGCGCGGGCTCGAGCACGAGCACGGCGTGGCTCTTCGCGGCCTCGGCCTCGAGCAGCGCGCGCGACCGGTGGCTTCCCGTCTCCTCGTCGGTCGTGGCCAGCACGACCACGCGGCGTCCGAACACGTGGCCCGTGGCCGCAAGGCCTTCGAGCGCCAGCATCCCGAGGGCAAGGCCCGCCTTCATGTCGTACACGCCGGGACCGTGCAGCCGGCCGTCGCGCATCTCGATTGGCATGCGGGCGAGCTGTCCCACGGGCCAGACCGTATCGAGGTGCCCGAGCAGCAGCACCTGCCCGGCGCCGGCCCCGAACTCCGCCCGGACGATGTCGCCGGCGTCGTCGAGCGGCAGGCGCGTGACGCGTCCGCCGAGCGCGGCGAGGCGGCGTGCCAACTCGGCGCCGCAGCGGTCGACGGCGACCTTGTCGGTGGTCGGCGATTCGATGTCGACCAGGGTCGTGAGCGTCTCGATGAGCGACGCCTCGTGGGCACGGCAGTAGTCGAGCAGGATCTGCATGCCCTCTATAATAGAGAGATGCGGGTGCCCGTGCTCTCGTTCGTCGCCCCGGCGCTGGCAGGCTGCCTGCTCGCTTCCTCGGTCTGGGCCGCCCCGCAGCCGGTGCCTCAGCCGTTTCCACGACCGGATCGGCCGTCGTCGCCAGTAGCCCCGCCCCGGCCGGCCGACGCTCCGCCGGATGAGCCGGCGCCAGTGGTGCCGGCCGAACCCTCGCCCGCTGCGCCGCAGGCCGCCGGGACTCCGGACGAGGGCACCCTCGTCTTCCCCGTCTACCCGGGGGCGCAGTTCATCACCTCGTACGACGCCGGGAGCGGGCAACGGTACTACCTGTTCGGCAGCCTCGCTCCCTACGCACAGCTGGTGGCCTACTACCGCACCGTGCTCAAGACGCGAGGCGAGCAGGTCTACGACCCGCCGACGGCCGTGCACATGTTCGAGGTCGGGCGCTTCCGCGAGCAGACCATGGCGTTTCCGCCCGGGGTCACCATCAAGGACTACAGTGGAGTCGGTGGTGGCGGCTACCTCGTGCCCCAGCCGGGCGCGGCACCGCTCCGCTATCCGTCGATCATCCAGATCGTCCCTCCGCCGGCGCCGGGGCGCTGACGCGTGGTCGCCATCGCCTTCGCGGGCCTCACCGCCGGCATGGTGCACGTGCTGGCGGGCCCCGATCATCTCGCGGCCGTGGCACCGCTCGCGGCCGACAGCCGCCGGCCGGGCTGGCGGGCCGGGTGTTCGTGGGGCCTCGGGCACACGGGCGGCGTGCTTGCGGTCGGTGTGCTCGCGCTGCTGCTCCGTGGCCTGCTTCCCGTCGACGCCCTCTCCTCGTGGAGCGAGCGACTCGTGGGCGTGGCCCTCATCGCCGTCGGGATCTGGGGACTGCGTCGGGCCGCCTCGATCGCCGTGCACAGCCACGCGCACGCGCACGATGGCCACACCCACGCGCACCTGCACGCGCACCTGGCCGGGGGCCGGGCGCACGCCCACGAGGGCGCGCACGCCCACCACGTGCACGCCTCGTTCGGAGTCGGCGTGCTCCACGGCCTCGCGGGCAGCTCGCACGTGCTCGGCATCCTGCCGGCCCTGGCCCTGCCGACGACGGCGGCCTCGGTCGCCTACCTGCTGGCCTACGGCGTCGGCACGGTGGCAGCGATGACGTCGTTCTCGTCGGCCGTCGGCATCCTGGCCAGGCGGGCGCGAACGCAAGGGCCGAGCCTTCACCGGGGCCTGCTCTGCACGTGCTCGTCTGCGGCGATCCTCGTGGGCGGCTTCTGGCTGATGGCCTGACGCCGGCCCGGCGCTCCTTCACCCGACGCGCCGCAGGATCAGGCACTTCAGGTAGTAGGTTTCGGGCACGCCGAGCAGCACCGGGTGGTCTCTCCCCTGCATCCGCTTCTCGACGACGGCGACGGGAACGCCGACGTCGAGGGCCGCGCCGAGCACGACGCTGCCGAACGTGGCCTCGTCCACGTGGTAGGAACACGTGCACGTGACGAGCACACCGCCCGGCGAGAGCAGCTTGAGGGCGCGCAGGTTGATCTCCTTGTAGCCGGAGAGCGCCCTGGGCAGCGCCGCCTTCGTCTTGGCGAACGCGGGCGGGTCGAGCACGATCGTGTCGAAGCGTTCGCCAGCCCGGTCGAGCTCGCGAAGGTCGTCGAACACGTTGGCGGTGCGGACGTCGACGTTGGACAGCCGGTTCAACTGGACGTTCTGACGGACCCGCGCGCAGGCGTCCTCCGAGACGTCGACGGCGTCGACGTGGTCGGTGCGAGCGGCCATGTGCAGGGCGAACCCGCCGTTGTACGAGAAGCAGTCGAGCGCCCGCCCCCGCGCGTAGCTGGCGGCGGCCGCGTGGTTCTCGCGCTGGTCGAGGAAGAGCCCCGTCTTCTGCCCCTGCCACAGGTCGGCCTCGTAGCGCACGGTGCCTTCCGTCACCTCGACGCGCTGGGGTACGTGCCCTGCGAGCACCTCGACGGTGCGTTCGAGCCCCTCGAGGTCGCGCACCTTCGAATCGTGGCGCGCGAGGATGCCGGCCGGCGACAACGCGCCGACGAGGGCGTCGACGATGACGTCCTGGTGGCGGGCCGTGCCCTGTGACAGCGCCTGCACGACCAGATAGTCGCCATACCTGTCGACGACGAGCGAGGGCAGGAGGTCGGCCTCGGCGTGGACCAGGCGGCAGGCGGTCGAGTCGATCGCGAGCGACCGGCGGAAGGCCAGGGCCGCGTCGACACGCTGCCGCCAGGTCGAGGCCGTGAAGCGATCGTCGCCCCGGGTGAGGACGCGCAGCGTGATCTGAGAGCGGTCGCTGAACAGGGCATCACCGAGCCGGCGCCCCTTCTGATCGGACACCTCGACGATGTCGCCGGCAGCGGCGTCGGCCGCCAGCACGTCCGTGCGGTAGATCCACGGGTGTCCGTGCTGGACGCGCTCCGCGCCCCGCCTCGAGACGACAACCTTGCCCATCAGCGCTATAGTACAATCCGCGGATGCGGATCGCACTCGGAGCCGATCACGCCGGGTTCGCCCTGAAGCAGGAGGTGGCGCGCCTGCTCGACGAGCTCGGCCTCGCCTATCACGACTTCGGCACCACATCCGACGACTCGGTCGACTACCCCGACTTCGCCGGGCCGGTGGCGCGCGAGGTGGTCGCCGGCCGGTGCGAGCGCGGCATCCTCATCTGCGGCACCGGCATCGGGATGGCGATGGCGGCCAACAAGGTGCCCGGGACGCGCGCGGCGCCGGCCTGCAGCGTCGAGGCGGCACGGCTGGCGCGCGAGCACAACGACGCCAACGTGCTCGCCCTCGGGGCGCGTCTGACGCCGAAGGCCCTCGCGCTCGACATCGTGCGCGTGTTCCTCGACACGCCGTTTGCCGGCGACCGCCACGCGCGGCGCATCGACAAGATCGCCGCACTCGAACACGCGGGCGACCTCGGTCGCTGACCGTCGCCCCGGGGACAGCATCATGAGCCAGCCCTCGTCACCTCCGCTCGCCGGCGTCCTTCGCACGCTGGCCGACACCGATCCCGAAGTCGCGACGGCGATCCGCGACGAGGTCCGCCGGCAGAACACGGGGCTCGAGCTGATCGCCTCGGAGAACTTCGTGTCCGAGGCGGTGCTCCGCGCCATGGGCTCGGTGATGACGAACAAGTACGCCGAGGGGTACCCGGGCAGGCGGTACTACGGCGGCTGCGAGTTCGTCGACGTCGCCGAGTCGCTCGCCATCTCGCGGGCGAAGACGCTCTTCGGGGCCGAACACGCCAACGTGCAGCCCCACTCGGGCGCGCAGGCGAACATGGCCGTCTACGTGGCGCACCTGCAGCCGGGCGACACGATCCTCGGCATGAACCTCGCCCACGGCGGCCACCTCACCCACGGGCACCCGCTGAACTTCTCGGGCAAGTTCTACGCGGTCGTGCCGTACGGCGTCCGCGCCGACGA contains these protein-coding regions:
- a CDS encoding GDP-mannose 4,6-dehydratase encodes the protein MPSGCVIVTGAGGFAGSHLLDAMGSAGTHAVAWHRPGEPPIHRSGPHVAWQAIDVLDRATVRSAVRAAAPAVVVHLAGAAHVGQSWTDIASTLAINVVGTHVVLDAVAREAPDARVVVTGSAAVYRGGPDALDEAAPLEPSSPYALSKLAQERLALRVARDERLAVVVARPFNHIGPRQAPSFFASGFAQQIARIEAGRAAPVLRVGNLDARRDLTDVRDTVAAYLALARQGRAGDVYNVCSGRAYAIREVLDRLLALARVTVSVELDPERLRPSDTPVLVGDPGRLARDTGWTPVIPIDRTLADILDEWRQVAAGGSAAAPPGA
- the htpX gene encoding zinc metalloprotease HtpX: MGSTFKTTLLLGLLSGLLLFLGDMLGGQGGLLIALGLAAVMNFASYWFSDKIVLRMYRAQEVAPSHPLYAMVERLARRAELPMPRVYIIPDQSPNAFATGRSPDHAAVAATEGVLRLLDQQELEGVMAHELAHVKHRDILISSVAATIGAAIMVLARMAYYAALFGGQRSDDRGGGSPIGALATMLLAPLAAGLIQAAISRSREFAADAGGARIAGSPYGLVNALKKLESASKRIPMDANPATAHMFIIKPFSVRGLLSLFSTHPPTEQRVQALMSLVR
- a CDS encoding M20 family metallopeptidase; translated protein: MQILLDYCRAHEASLIETLTTLVDIESPTTDKVAVDRCGAELARRLAALGGRVTRLPLDDAGDIVRAEFGAGAGQVLLLGHLDTVWPVGQLARMPIEMRDGRLHGPGVYDMKAGLALGMLALEGLAATGHVFGRRVVVLATTDEETGSHRSRALLEAEAAKSHAVLVLEPALAGGGVKTARKGVGEFRLDVHGVSAHAGVDPTKGASAIHELARQILALETLRDLDRGISVNVGRIEGGTRSNVVADRASAAIDVRVTTMADAARIERAVTGLTPANPLVRLDVSGGINRPPMERTEGVARLFALAVLVAADLGFTLEEGSTGGGSDGNFTAALGVPTLDGLGAVGDGAHALHEHVEVAWLAPRAALVAGLLARLTGPGD
- a CDS encoding sulfite exporter TauE/SafE family protein; this encodes MVHVLAGPDHLAAVAPLAADSRRPGWRAGCSWGLGHTGGVLAVGVLALLLRGLLPVDALSSWSERLVGVALIAVGIWGLRRAASIAVHSHAHAHDGHTHAHLHAHLAGGRAHAHEGAHAHHVHASFGVGVLHGLAGSSHVLGILPALALPTTAASVAYLLAYGVGTVAAMTSFSSAVGILARRARTQGPSLHRGLLCTCSSAAILVGGFWLMA
- a CDS encoding class I SAM-dependent rRNA methyltransferase, whose product is MGKVVVSRRGAERVQHGHPWIYRTDVLAADAAAGDIVEVSDQKGRRLGDALFSDRSQITLRVLTRGDDRFTASTWRQRVDAALAFRRSLAIDSTACRLVHAEADLLPSLVVDRYGDYLVVQALSQGTARHQDVIVDALVGALSPAGILARHDSKVRDLEGLERTVEVLAGHVPQRVEVTEGTVRYEADLWQGQKTGLFLDQRENHAAAASYARGRALDCFSYNGGFALHMAARTDHVDAVDVSEDACARVRQNVQLNRLSNVDVRTANVFDDLRELDRAGERFDTIVLDPPAFAKTKAALPRALSGYKEINLRALKLLSPGGVLVTCTCSYHVDEATFGSVVLGAALDVGVPVAVVEKRMQGRDHPVLLGVPETYYLKCLILRRVG
- the rpiB gene encoding ribose 5-phosphate isomerase B — encoded protein: MRIALGADHAGFALKQEVARLLDELGLAYHDFGTTSDDSVDYPDFAGPVAREVVAGRCERGILICGTGIGMAMAANKVPGTRAAPACSVEAARLAREHNDANVLALGARLTPKALALDIVRVFLDTPFAGDRHARRIDKIAALEHAGDLGR